The genome window CGTGTTGAAGTGTACATTGTAAACACACGCTACTCGTAAACTTCGCTACACATTTTAGCAAACCCCTTTGTCGTTGTCTGTAatcatttcttttgtattttattctccATTTTCAAGCTGTGTATGTATTCAAGTCCCCTGCATAAAACAGATAACGTTTGCAGTAAATTATTTTGGagttacactgtatataaaaattaaaaatgatatatatatatatatatatatatatatatatatatatatatatatatatatatatatatatatagacacacacacacacacacacacacacacacacacacacacttgcataaTATTGCTGACAGATGGCAATGAATTATGAATTCATGTAGAAATGTTCCACAGAGCGTCTTTGTCAATTAatttggctttttttgttttttttaaataggttatACTAATCTGTTAACGGTAATAACTAAATAGACAATTGCGCAAACATTTGCTTACAGATTCTCTGTCGATTGTTGTGTCTCCTGTTGCCGTTACTGTGTTTCTTCCAAAAACGCTTCACGACCCCCCAGAACTTGGGTTTGTTCGACCCGGCACTGGAGGAACCGTCTGCCGCGGAGTCCGCCGCTTCCTCCCCTTCGCTATCCCCCTCCTCGTCCTGCACCCCGCCCGCCTCCATGCGCTCCAGAACCGCCTCGTCCAGGGGAAGCTGCCGCCGGACTGCTCCAGGCGAGGGGATCCAGGTGCTGCGGCGGCACAGCGGGCAAACAACGCGAGCCTCCGCGTCCGGACCGGACTCCGGCGAACCCCGCAGGTTCTCGTCGTTATCCTCTGTGTCTGATCCGGGCGGACCGGCTAAAGTCACCAGGCACCTCTCGCAAAAAGAGTGACTGCAATCGAGCTTTCTCGGGCAGCGGCGGGTTCGGTTGAAAGCCCGGTAGCAAATTCCACACTCCAGCTCAGTGCACATCTTCTCTCTGtgattatgtatatattattattattattattattattattattattattattatagctgctGCAAGTCACACCGACTTCATTCAAACTTGCTCCGCGGTTCAGCCCTCTTGCGCTTTTTATACATTGTCCAGAGTCTCGGGCATGCCCACAGCGAAATTTGCAAAATGACCTCATCTCCAAAGAGTTGTTTGCGTCGGCGTACTCTTCGTCACTGTATTTCTTGGCAAAGTCAGTAAAGGGTTGTTGTTTGCACTTTTTAAGCGTGTTTCCGCGTTGCTAATTCTCCTGTCCTTTCTTACTGGCATACATTAATTGGATACGATGCGCTGCGTCATACTTCCTATCTTCGTTGCGTTATCTAGATGAAAGTCTGTTGGCTATGTGCAGTATGTGATCGCTGAGATGTCACGTTCGCATTTTGGTAGCTGCCAGGCTTCAAACGTAGCCAGGATATGAACTGTGAAGAATTCTGTTCTCCTGTAACCAATTTTCACCCCAaatttattttctgaatacaCTGGCTTATATGCAATACCCCCTACACCGCTTTCAAGAAGTTTAAAGAACAGTCCTTTATGTCAAATTGAATCaaatggcttttttaaaagtCAACAAAGCAGGCGAATATTTTTCCTGtattagtttgttgttttttttttttttttgtggggggggggggtcgtgttCGTTTATTAGGGTGTAAATCACGTTACAGGTGGGGTGGTTGGGTCTGAAGCCAGTCTGACAAGGAAGGTCAGTATTCAAGTGTTAATGATACTGCAGAACCCTTATACATTTAACACCTTCAATGCCCTTTCCTGCACCTGTCTGTTACACTTGGATGAGTATTCTTGAACAACATTGTAAGAGTTTAGGAGTCTGGATCTGCCTTTCAAAACTCCTTCTCTCGTCTCCGCTCCCTGTTTCTTTCAGTGTTCTCCTCTCCCTCAACACCATCTCCCTTCCACGCTCTTCCACCCTCTCTCGgcttccctctctctctgccctcctctctccttctcttttCCCCTCTCCTGTAATGCCAGTGGGAATGCATATGCCAGGTTATCACTATTTAGTACGAGTGCCTGGCTGTGTGTTACACTGTTACCGTATCATGTTGAAAATGGactgttggccaaaacaaaacaaaagatcacagaaaagatgtattcatttatttttaatttttcagatTAGACTTTAAATCACTCATCCCCAGGTTAGTGCTCACACACATGCTTCAGTTGTTACTGGGGTCGAGTTTGTCTCCACTTTTATATATGGGTGTTATAAGCCCTTGGTTCCAGGTCTCAGGGAAATATCCAGTGTCAGTACGAGATTGAGGTGTTTGAGCAGCTTGGGGCTGTGTTTCAGCATCTCAGCATTGATGCTGTCGGGCTCCAGTGCGGGCAACTATCCTGACACTGCACTAGAGCgcacattttcaaaagagcttttGAAACAGTTAttgcaacatgtggggacgtgcagcactgcattttttttggAAACCCCGCCTCTCTCTTTTTCAGCACAAGAGAAGAAGTTGGAACATGTGTTTGAGTGAGCGTGTGGGTTATCAGCACTTTGTAAACTGCAACAGGGGAGGGAgccactgatctcactaaaaaggaATTTACGATCATACCGAGTGACTGAAACCCACAGACAGATAACCAGCGAGAGAACGGGCCTTCAGTCAAACAGATCATAAACAACAAGAATATTGCTCGGGGTCGGGGTTGGCATGGCCCTGGTGGGGGGCATGCTCTCCTGGTATACCCCTGGGGGGGCCCTTGATGACTCTGAATCAGTAGTTGACTGAAGCATCAAGTCTGACAAGCAATGCTGAGCTCTGGCAGCTGCTTTCAATAATGCAGCCTCCACTGAGCCAGAATAGACTGAGGAGcaggacagagacagagagcacaAGTGTAGCTGTCCATcaaaatcaacagtacgaaggtcgctcttgaaatcaggacttaaaggatgtgttgcagtaagaattcCTCTGTTAaggaaaggggaacaagactaaaatgctaaaatatgcacaagaacacagaaactggactctGGAACGACGGTcgaaaggtgctttggactgttgatggatggacaacgactcctgtgccttctgccagctctgttgtcaattcaacgcttgtcttctttctatccctaaaggatattatcttcaggtCTCTCCTCCTTGTTACAGTGTTttgtgtcttccagtcctgggtttgtcaattgcAGATGAAGTTTCTCTGTAGTTGTTGATCATGCTTCGAATAGAAGGCTGTTATCTGACATGGCTGCGGTGTATTTTATTCATTCAGATTGGCTGGTCTGTTTTCAATGGGTGTTGGACAGGGGGAATTCCCATTACACTGTATGGAAATCTAGTCATATTTACATATCGGAAAGTCCCTTGAAATGCGCTGTTCCTGTTAATAGGATCCAGGGCAGAGCTGTTTTATTGGATGTGTGAAGGAATGTTGTCTTTGTCAGCAGCCTCTGTTTCACATTGTCATGACTCAGGAAGGGTAAAGTCTATCTGCTGGGTATTGCAGTAACCAAAGCATAGGGATAGGGGCAGGGAGGTGTGACGCTGAGAGagacccttcacacacacacacacacacacacacacacacacgtacctGTAAGATAGCAGGGTGGTTctcagtcctggtcctggggaccccctgtgtctgctggttttcattctaactgagctctGAACTAGGACACTTCATCCAACCTATAATTAGCATAATTGGGCCTTTgtcattgttttcagctcttaaacagctgcaaagCTCAGGTTGATTATAAAATATTACcgacttgaaatctgcaactgttcaagggctgtaaacaattaaaaaagcaaattatTCTGAGGGTTTGGTGCTCTGCTCCACACCTTGTGAAGGTCAGCAAAGGGTCAGCCCCCGCGTTTTAAGTTAAATTGGGGGTTGACGACGTCATACTTCCGGCTGCAGACACCATGCCCATATTTGGGTAACGTCGCTTGACGGCGGTGACTCACTGCCTTGCTCAAATAAGGAAACTGGCTGCCGGGACGCGACCCCTGCAGAAATAAGACAGGGCAATGCTTAATCTCCAATTCACAATTGCTCAGTAAAACCCAATTGCAATCCCCGCCCTTCCCTTCAAGGAGCCGCAGCGCTGGGGGGTGCACAGATTACTTGTTTGTTTGGGGTTACAGATTACATTAAAGTATTACTTTGATCCAGAAATGTGCAGACAGACGGACACTCCCCTATATATCCAGAATCTGATTTGCCTGATAA of Polyodon spathula isolate WHYD16114869_AA chromosome 48, ASM1765450v1, whole genome shotgun sequence contains these proteins:
- the si:ch73-335l21.4 gene encoding E3 ubiquitin-protein ligase-like; translated protein: MCTELECGICYRAFNRTRRCPRKLDCSHSFCERCLVTLAGPPGSDTEDNDENLRGSPESGPDAEARVVCPLCRRSTWIPSPGAVRRQLPLDEAVLERMEAGGVQDEEGDSEGEEAADSAADGSSSAGSNKPKFWGVVKRFWKKHSNGNRRHNNRQRICCTSEDLKDIALMTCYSMI